The following proteins are co-located in the Piscirickettsia litoralis genome:
- a CDS encoding AraC family transcriptional regulator, whose product MSERAAKKYTSRMNEVFRYINEHLYEELTVEQLAEVANFSKYHFHRQFCEYAGINVFQLIRLMRLKRASYQLVFNKQCKVIDIALDAGFENPESFSRAFKKAFGQTPTQFRQQPKWQPWLEKYILPEIKREQVMQVDIIDFKKTAIIAIEHHGTPELINDTASRFLSWIAENKLPVRKAGYYGIAYNDPNLTAPEDFRFDFGLVTAGRVKEENNIINKVIPAGRCARVRHLGSHDHIGDSVRALYGKWLPGSGEELRDFPCFFNYLNMITDVAEHELMTDIYLPLK is encoded by the coding sequence ATGAGTGAGAGAGCAGCAAAAAAATATACCAGTAGGATGAATGAGGTGTTTCGCTACATCAATGAGCATTTGTATGAAGAGCTAACCGTTGAGCAATTGGCTGAGGTTGCAAATTTTTCAAAATACCACTTTCATCGGCAATTTTGCGAATATGCTGGAATTAATGTGTTTCAACTCATTCGGTTAATGCGATTAAAGCGAGCCTCCTATCAGCTTGTCTTTAATAAGCAATGTAAAGTCATTGATATCGCATTAGATGCCGGTTTTGAAAACCCAGAATCGTTTTCTCGTGCATTTAAAAAGGCTTTTGGGCAAACACCGACTCAATTTAGACAGCAGCCAAAATGGCAGCCTTGGCTGGAAAAATACATACTTCCTGAAATAAAAAGAGAGCAAGTTATGCAAGTGGATATTATTGACTTTAAAAAAACGGCTATTATTGCAATCGAGCATCATGGTACACCAGAATTAATTAATGATACTGCGAGTCGTTTTTTAAGTTGGATAGCTGAGAATAAGCTGCCGGTACGAAAAGCGGGCTACTATGGTATCGCTTATAATGACCCCAACTTAACAGCGCCTGAAGATTTTAGGTTTGATTTTGGTTTAGTGACAGCTGGCAGAGTTAAGGAAGAAAACAACATTATTAACAAGGTGATTCCCGCAGGACGTTGTGCGCGAGTGCGTCATTTAGGTTCGCATGATCATATTGGTGATAGTGTGCGCGCCCTATATGGCAAATGGTTGCCTGGCAGTGGTGAGGAGTTGCGTGATTTTCCGTGCTTTTTTAATTATCTGAATATGATTACTGATGTTGCTGAGCATGAGTTAATGACGGATATTTATCTGCCACTAAAATAG
- a CDS encoding COG2958 family protein: MQFKLPQTKKIALFLKENANRRFTAKEIAVAITDKYSDDYIDKRKNARFEGERDFISQIVAEIGAQKQGILKQSKHIKWQDTPRPRVYWYEESDGLGCGDSLKNSQEQNLLSSEHNEKKHNVSEHDLYPVLIDYLHSEHGLYCLRVDEKRSKNNLGSGGNHWLYPDIVAMEPVAQKWHQHVKTCVLQGGGQSVRLWSFEVKKALTMGNVRKCFFQAVSNSSWASEGYLVATSIVDSRVEQELRMLSALHGIGVILLSIENPSESELLLPAQKRSVIDWQSVNRIVEENTDFKDFIDLVSNYYQTGRVRTRDWNH, encoded by the coding sequence ATGCAGTTTAAATTACCACAAACCAAAAAAATCGCATTGTTTCTAAAGGAAAATGCCAACCGGCGCTTTACCGCCAAAGAGATTGCTGTAGCAATAACTGATAAATACAGCGATGACTATATTGATAAGCGCAAGAATGCTCGTTTTGAAGGTGAGCGAGATTTTATCTCGCAAATCGTCGCTGAAATTGGTGCACAAAAGCAAGGCATTCTTAAGCAGTCAAAGCATATTAAATGGCAAGATACGCCGCGGCCAAGAGTGTATTGGTATGAAGAGAGTGATGGTTTGGGGTGTGGAGATTCGCTTAAAAATTCACAAGAGCAAAATTTATTAAGCTCTGAACATAATGAAAAAAAACATAATGTTAGCGAGCATGATTTATATCCTGTTTTAATCGATTATCTTCATTCAGAGCATGGGTTATATTGCTTGCGAGTTGATGAAAAGCGCTCTAAAAATAATTTGGGTAGTGGTGGCAATCATTGGTTATATCCAGATATTGTTGCTATGGAGCCTGTTGCTCAAAAATGGCATCAGCACGTTAAAACCTGTGTGTTGCAAGGAGGTGGGCAGAGTGTTCGCCTGTGGTCGTTTGAAGTAAAAAAAGCGCTGACGATGGGCAATGTCCGCAAATGCTTTTTCCAGGCGGTCAGCAATTCATCATGGGCAAGTGAGGGTTATTTGGTTGCGACTTCTATTGTGGACAGTCGTGTTGAGCAAGAGCTTCGTATGTTGAGCGCTTTGCATGGAATTGGCGTTATTTTACTCTCAATAGAAAATCCATCAGAAAGTGAACTATTACTACCAGCGCAAAAACGTTCGGTAATAGACTGGCAATCGGTTAATCGAATCGTTGAAGAAAATACTGACTTTAAAGATTTTATTGATCTGGTTTCTAATTACTATCAGACTGGGCGAGTTCGGACTCGAGATTGGAATCACTAA
- a CDS encoding DEAD/DEAH box helicase family protein — protein MFREYCIELCGRAKSAESNIRIDSRIAGFYARNALEFMVETVFDIDNWLTRPRHDTSLMTLIHDHGFKKNLASNLFPKLKLIIKIGNEAVHSKTALTQRDALQAVKELYHVLYWFVRTYTPKLDRGQFVIKPFDESLIPQHVVVDEQVAIRALSSIKRVQELEKQIEQDDKVERVAYQEKLKENEKLKAANQELLDKIGRAKKAAEQTQDRHDYCESETRTYLIDVLLAEAGWTLKDKKGREYPVSGMPISAVNPQGNGFVDYVLWGDDGSALAVVEAKRTRRQAEEGQQQAKLYADCLEKQCGVRPIIFYTNGYETYLWNDSFYPPRQVQGFYSKAELELMIRRRQDRQSFFSKANGEGKRLSAEISDEITNRHYQKAAITHILQHFELEHQRKALLVMATGTGKTRTVISLVDLLVKNNWVKNILFLADRNALLTQAKRNFVKLLPRVSCSVLGSGQSKNNIDSRLYFSTYPTMKNLLDRGADERPFGVGHFDLIIVDEAHRSVYSKYRQIFEYFDGLLIGLTATPKDEVEKDTYAIFDLQKGMPTYAYEDETAYEEGYLVPPTKIAVATKFIREGIKYKDLSEEERKEWEDKAELEDRDAVLPSEVNTFLFNEDSAEKMFIQLMSKGNQGGLHVEGGDVIGKTIIFAANNEHAVFLEKIFNKNYPKWAGKLARVITFKETYAQSLIDDFKGSENKIDEFDAKNPKCRIAISVDMLDTGIDVPEVVNLVFFKVVRSKVKFTQMMGRGTRLCKDLFGPGLDKTTFKVFDYCQNFEFFDANPQGVVTKISKPVTQVVFEKRIKLASLVGERLKDLEFQEKNSEDYESYRELSCYQLDMLHHLVVGMNLDNFIVRPKRQVIEPFLVRDYWNTIDDSKLIELENHISRLPTEAEAFNSDEKPNHLSLCFDNLVLTMQLALLEKGVFSKLDQTRIIEFAEQLETKSSIPVIQVELELIQEIQTQAFWQDINVITLEKLRRSLRNLMFALDKDKKERVYTNFEDEVQGIYDVTTVYSNPSVDLTQYRKKTELYIKDHQDQLTIQKLKRNKPITQADLDVLEGLLLDASGMSDVKAYREKILQEKPLGRFIRELIGLDMNAAKEAFSRFLDKGAYNAEQINFIDQIINYLVDNGVLEVSHIFEAPFTDRHDQSAHGFFDENTVIELCDVIREVNANAVVGESRRA, from the coding sequence TTGTTTCGTGAGTATTGCATAGAGTTATGTGGTCGTGCGAAGAGTGCGGAGAGTAATATTAGGATTGATTCACGGATTGCAGGGTTTTATGCACGCAATGCCCTGGAGTTTATGGTTGAAACCGTGTTTGATATCGATAACTGGTTAACACGACCACGCCATGATACAAGTTTAATGACGTTAATTCATGATCACGGCTTTAAGAAAAATCTTGCTAGTAATTTATTTCCAAAATTAAAATTGATTATTAAAATTGGTAATGAGGCGGTGCATAGTAAGACGGCTTTAACGCAGCGTGATGCGCTACAAGCCGTTAAAGAGTTGTATCATGTGTTGTATTGGTTTGTGCGTACTTATACACCGAAGCTTGATCGTGGTCAGTTTGTTATTAAGCCCTTTGATGAGTCGCTGATTCCTCAGCACGTGGTTGTGGATGAACAGGTTGCGATTCGAGCGCTAAGTAGTATTAAAAGAGTTCAAGAACTAGAGAAACAAATAGAACAAGACGATAAAGTCGAGCGAGTGGCCTATCAAGAGAAATTAAAAGAAAATGAAAAACTCAAAGCGGCGAATCAAGAACTATTAGATAAAATTGGCAGAGCGAAAAAAGCAGCAGAACAAACACAAGATCGACATGATTATTGTGAGTCTGAAACACGAACCTATTTAATCGATGTGTTATTAGCTGAAGCTGGCTGGACACTAAAAGATAAAAAAGGTCGGGAGTATCCGGTATCAGGCATGCCAATTTCGGCAGTAAATCCACAAGGCAATGGTTTTGTGGATTATGTACTGTGGGGAGATGATGGTAGTGCTTTGGCTGTTGTTGAAGCAAAACGAACACGCCGGCAAGCTGAAGAGGGTCAGCAACAGGCGAAGCTCTATGCGGATTGTTTAGAAAAACAATGTGGTGTGCGGCCGATTATTTTCTATACTAATGGATATGAAACTTATCTTTGGAATGATTCTTTTTATCCACCGCGACAAGTTCAAGGCTTTTATAGCAAAGCTGAGTTAGAGTTGATGATTCGACGTCGTCAGGATAGACAATCATTTTTTAGCAAAGCAAATGGTGAAGGTAAAAGGCTGAGTGCTGAAATTAGTGATGAGATAACCAATCGCCATTATCAAAAAGCGGCAATTACCCACATTTTACAGCATTTTGAGCTTGAGCATCAGCGTAAGGCACTTTTGGTAATGGCAACCGGTACCGGTAAAACACGTACGGTGATTAGTTTGGTTGATTTATTAGTTAAAAATAACTGGGTCAAGAATATTTTATTTTTAGCGGATCGTAATGCACTACTTACTCAAGCGAAAAGAAATTTTGTTAAATTACTGCCTCGTGTCAGTTGTTCTGTTCTTGGCTCGGGGCAAAGTAAAAATAACATTGATAGTCGATTGTATTTTTCTACCTATCCGACGATGAAAAACTTGCTTGATCGTGGAGCGGATGAGCGGCCTTTTGGTGTGGGTCATTTTGATTTAATTATTGTTGATGAAGCACATCGTTCGGTTTATTCGAAATATCGGCAAATTTTTGAATATTTTGATGGGCTTTTAATCGGTTTAACGGCAACCCCAAAAGACGAAGTTGAAAAAGATACTTATGCGATTTTTGATCTGCAAAAAGGCATGCCAACCTATGCTTATGAAGATGAGACAGCCTATGAAGAAGGTTATTTAGTGCCGCCAACGAAGATTGCTGTTGCGACTAAATTTATTCGTGAAGGCATTAAGTATAAAGATTTATCTGAAGAAGAGCGCAAAGAATGGGAAGATAAAGCAGAGTTAGAAGATCGAGACGCAGTGCTTCCTTCTGAAGTGAATACATTTTTGTTTAACGAAGATAGTGCTGAGAAAATGTTTATTCAACTGATGAGTAAGGGTAATCAAGGGGGGCTACATGTTGAAGGTGGTGATGTTATTGGCAAAACCATCATTTTTGCAGCGAATAATGAGCATGCCGTTTTTCTTGAAAAAATCTTTAATAAGAATTATCCCAAATGGGCGGGTAAGCTGGCACGCGTCATTACTTTTAAAGAAACGTATGCGCAAAGCCTAATTGATGACTTTAAAGGCAGTGAAAATAAAATAGATGAGTTTGATGCGAAGAACCCAAAGTGTCGCATTGCTATTTCGGTAGATATGTTAGATACCGGGATTGATGTGCCGGAAGTGGTTAATTTGGTCTTTTTTAAGGTAGTGCGCTCTAAAGTAAAATTTACTCAGATGATGGGGCGTGGTACACGATTATGTAAAGATTTATTTGGCCCGGGTTTGGATAAAACAACATTTAAAGTATTTGATTATTGCCAGAACTTTGAGTTTTTTGATGCAAATCCTCAGGGTGTCGTGACAAAGATCAGCAAGCCGGTGACTCAAGTCGTGTTTGAAAAGCGAATAAAACTTGCGAGCTTGGTTGGTGAGCGACTGAAAGATCTTGAGTTTCAAGAGAAAAACTCAGAAGACTATGAAAGCTATAGGGAGTTGAGTTGCTATCAGCTGGATATGCTTCATCATTTAGTGGTCGGCATGAATCTCGATAATTTTATAGTGAGACCAAAACGCCAGGTTATAGAGCCTTTTCTAGTGCGTGATTATTGGAATACGATTGATGATAGTAAGTTAATTGAGTTGGAAAATCATATCTCTAGATTACCAACAGAGGCTGAGGCTTTTAATAGCGATGAAAAGCCTAATCACTTATCGCTTTGTTTTGACAACTTAGTACTTACCATGCAGCTTGCCTTGTTAGAAAAAGGTGTATTTTCTAAATTAGATCAAACACGTATCATCGAATTTGCAGAACAGTTGGAAACTAAGTCAAGTATTCCAGTTATCCAGGTTGAGCTTGAGTTGATTCAAGAAATTCAAACTCAAGCTTTTTGGCAGGATATTAACGTAATAACACTAGAAAAACTGCGGCGCAGCTTGCGAAATTTGATGTTTGCTTTGGATAAGGATAAAAAAGAGAGGGTGTATACTAACTTTGAGGATGAGGTGCAAGGCATCTATGATGTCACTACGGTGTATAGCAACCCAAGTGTTGATTTAACGCAGTACCGCAAGAAAACTGAATTGTATATCAAAGATCATCAAGATCAGTTAACGATTCAAAAGCTCAAACGCAACAAACCAATCACTCAAGCTGACCTAGATGTTTTAGAAGGCCTATTGTTAGATGCAAGTGGTATGAGTGATGTTAAAGCTTATCGAGAAAAAATATTACAAGAGAAACCGTTAGGTCGGTTTATCCGTGAATTAATTGGCCTGGATATGAATGCCGCTAAAGAAGCCTTTAGTCGTTTTCTTGATAAGGGAGCTTATAATGCGGAGCAGATTAATTTTATTGATCAAATCATTAATTACCTTGTTGATAATGGTGTGTTAGAGGTGTCACATATTTTTGAAGCACCATTTACTGATCGCCACGATCAAAGTGCGCATGGTTTCTTTGATGAGAATACAGTAATAGAGTTGTGTGATGTGATCAGAGAAGTGAATGCTAATGCTGTGGTTGGAGAGAGTAGGCGTGCATGA
- a CDS encoding restriction endonuclease subunit S — translation MNCNVVNLSTVCQIDMGSAPKGHTYVEYGKGIPLIAGAADYGDTFPNPKKATVEPTKLCQEGDIIICVRATIGDLNWADKEYCLGRGVAGLRVRDDQLDSKYLWYFISSYENELYRSSTGSTFPQINKKVIESVKIPLPPLKTQKQIAAVLEKADQLRKDCQRMEQELNDLAQSVFIDMFGDPVTNPKGWKTSKFETLGELARGKSKHRPRNDPLLLGGKYPLIQTGDIARAGDYLDNYKSTYSELGLKQSRLWPKGTVCITIAANIADTAILTFDACFPDSVVGFIANEELIIGEFVHYWLVFYQRVLVDIAPESAQKNINLAILQELDIYLPPRYLQVEFIEKLKIIKKNS, via the coding sequence ATGAACTGCAATGTAGTTAACCTATCTACAGTCTGTCAAATAGATATGGGTTCAGCACCAAAAGGCCATACATATGTAGAGTATGGTAAAGGTATTCCTCTCATTGCAGGAGCTGCTGATTATGGTGATACGTTCCCAAACCCCAAGAAAGCAACAGTTGAACCTACAAAGCTTTGTCAAGAAGGTGATATCATAATTTGTGTTCGAGCAACAATTGGTGACTTAAATTGGGCAGATAAAGAGTACTGCTTAGGCAGAGGGGTTGCTGGCCTTAGAGTTCGTGATGATCAGTTGGATTCCAAGTACTTATGGTATTTTATTTCATCTTATGAAAATGAGTTATATAGAAGCTCTACTGGGTCGACATTTCCTCAAATAAACAAGAAAGTGATTGAGTCGGTTAAAATCCCCCTCCCCCCACTAAAAACACAAAAACAAATCGCAGCGGTATTAGAAAAAGCAGATCAATTGCGTAAAGATTGCCAGCGGATGGAGCAGGAATTAAATGATCTTGCTCAGTCGGTATTTATTGATATGTTTGGTGATCCAGTAACAAATCCGAAGGGGTGGAAAACTAGTAAATTTGAGACTTTGGGTGAATTAGCCCGAGGGAAGTCAAAGCATCGACCAAGAAATGATCCTTTACTACTAGGTGGAAAGTATCCGTTGATACAAACTGGTGATATAGCTAGGGCTGGTGATTACTTAGATAATTATAAATCTACTTATTCAGAGTTAGGCTTGAAGCAGAGCCGGTTGTGGCCAAAAGGTACAGTATGTATCACGATAGCTGCTAACATTGCTGACACAGCTATTTTAACTTTTGATGCTTGTTTTCCTGACAGCGTGGTAGGGTTTATTGCAAATGAAGAGTTGATTATTGGTGAGTTTGTGCACTATTGGCTGGTTTTTTATCAAAGGGTCTTAGTTGATATAGCTCCAGAGTCGGCACAAAAGAATATTAATTTAGCGATTCTTCAGGAGTTAGATATCTACCTTCCTCCTAGATATCTTCAAGTGGAGTTTATAGAGAAACTTAAAATTATCAAAAAAAATTCGTGA
- a CDS encoding type I restriction-modification system subunit M, giving the protein MLTGKIRNQIDQVWEMFWTGGVANPISVIEQISYLLFIRRLDELQRTAELRARATGKALVNPTFGPDEKALRWSDFKDTDPDVMMEIVRDKVFPKIKSLQDKGSFAEHMKDAIFMIPSAKLLDQVVQLLSAIDMNDKDTKGDLYEYLLSKLQQSGVNGQFRTPRNIIQMMVELMRPKMADTICDPSSGTCGFLMAAVEYMEKHHQKELNDPKTKNREHFNNTMFTGYDFDKHMLRIGAMNMLLHGIENPSVYYRDSLQDQGDANIAEAYSLILANPPFKGSVDFDIVAPDLLRALGKNPITKKTAVKYKTEIDEDGNEIKVEVKKKKPTEKSELLFLALILRMLKVGGRAAVIIPDGVLFGSTKAHKSIRKKIVEEQKLEAVISLPSGVFKPYAGVSTAILIFTKTNSGGTDNVWFYDMQADGYSLDDKRTQLFKDGEQPTHEQSNIDDIIARFSTLTNADSTPNSDSPEYQRKKTEQSFMVSIDNIIDADFDLSLNRYKEVVYEEVQYDTPQEILKRIKALQDKMAKGVEELEELL; this is encoded by the coding sequence ATGCTTACAGGTAAAATTCGTAATCAGATCGACCAAGTTTGGGAAATGTTTTGGACGGGTGGTGTTGCTAACCCCATTTCTGTGATTGAGCAAATTTCTTACCTGCTATTTATTCGTCGCTTAGATGAGTTACAACGTACCGCAGAACTTCGTGCTCGAGCGACAGGAAAGGCTTTGGTTAATCCAACGTTCGGGCCAGACGAGAAAGCGCTACGTTGGAGTGATTTTAAAGATACTGATCCAGATGTGATGATGGAAATTGTGCGTGATAAGGTGTTTCCTAAGATTAAATCCTTGCAAGATAAGGGAAGCTTTGCTGAGCATATGAAAGACGCGATTTTTATGATTCCCTCAGCGAAGTTATTAGATCAGGTGGTGCAGCTTCTTAGTGCAATCGATATGAATGATAAAGACACTAAAGGTGACCTGTACGAATATTTATTAAGTAAATTACAGCAATCTGGAGTGAACGGTCAATTTCGTACTCCGCGTAATATCATTCAGATGATGGTTGAATTAATGCGTCCTAAAATGGCGGATACTATTTGTGATCCTTCATCTGGCACTTGTGGCTTTTTGATGGCTGCGGTCGAATATATGGAAAAGCATCATCAAAAAGAGCTAAATGATCCGAAAACTAAAAACCGTGAGCATTTTAATAACACAATGTTTACCGGTTATGATTTTGACAAGCACATGCTACGCATCGGCGCGATGAATATGTTATTGCATGGCATTGAAAACCCAAGTGTCTACTATCGTGATAGCTTACAAGATCAAGGTGATGCCAATATCGCTGAAGCTTACAGCTTAATTTTAGCGAATCCGCCATTTAAAGGTTCAGTTGATTTTGATATTGTTGCGCCTGATTTATTGCGCGCATTGGGCAAAAATCCTATCACTAAGAAAACAGCCGTTAAATACAAAACTGAAATTGATGAAGATGGCAATGAGATTAAAGTTGAAGTTAAAAAGAAAAAACCGACTGAAAAATCAGAGTTGCTCTTTTTAGCATTAATTTTGCGTATGTTAAAAGTCGGTGGTCGTGCGGCGGTGATTATCCCTGATGGAGTATTATTTGGCTCAACCAAAGCGCACAAGTCTATCCGTAAAAAAATTGTTGAAGAACAAAAGCTAGAGGCGGTTATCTCCCTACCTTCAGGTGTCTTTAAACCATATGCAGGGGTGAGCACCGCGATTCTTATCTTTACTAAAACCAACAGTGGTGGTACGGATAATGTTTGGTTTTATGATATGCAGGCCGATGGTTACTCACTGGATGATAAGCGTACTCAATTATTCAAAGATGGTGAGCAGCCGACGCATGAGCAAAGCAATATTGATGATATTATCGCTCGTTTTTCAACGCTAACTAACGCCGATAGCACACCAAATAGCGATAGCCCTGAATATCAGCGTAAAAAGACTGAGCAAAGCTTTATGGTGTCGATTGATAATATTATCGATGCTGATTTTGATTTAAGCCTGAACCGCTATAAAGAAGTGGTCTATGAAGAAGTACAATACGATACCCCTCAAGAGATTTTAAAGCGGATTAAAGCCTTGCAAGACAAAATGGCTAAGGGTGTGGAAGAGTTGGAAGAGCTATTATAA
- the glmS gene encoding glutamine--fructose-6-phosphate transaminase (isomerizing), giving the protein MCGIVGKVSTKPCVEFLINGLKRLEYRGYDSAGIAVIQNNEITRIRSLGKVANLEAEVAAFDLEKASVGIAHTRWATHGEPSVENAHPHKSGNIAIVHNGIIENYLELRKELEKEGYNFESTTDTEVAVHFIHHALKTSKSPVEALLKASRTFHGAYAIAMIDSQIADKMYVIRSGSPLVIGVGENENYISSDSLSLGHLTEEFIYLEEGDVAEITLNTITVYNNEGDLVKREIQHENLQVDHADKGDFDHYMLKEIYEQPHVVQTTIERLMPQGSTLAQAVSRQHAAIFSKTKRVQIVACGSSYHVGLVAAEWFEQIAGIATKVDIASEYRYRRQMVDNDTLFLTISQSGETADTLAALRKAQTLGYVATMAVCNVAHSSLVRESDVSFLTAAGAEVSVASTKAFTTQMVTLLQLVLALAMHRGAPELKGVDTELLFADLSEHIELALKTAEQIKNIAGDFKDKNHALFLGRGELFPIAMEGALKLKEISYIHAEAYPAGELKHGPLALVDENMPVITMINHDELLMEKLISNLNEVITRGGKLYAIIDEALAPKFNLPAKKIIVPAIKHEHLAPLTYNIPLQLLSYYVALEKGENIDQPRNLAKSVTVE; this is encoded by the coding sequence ATGTGTGGAATTGTAGGTAAAGTCTCGACAAAACCTTGTGTTGAATTTTTAATCAATGGCTTAAAACGCTTAGAATATCGTGGCTATGACTCGGCGGGTATTGCTGTTATCCAAAATAATGAGATCACCCGTATTCGTAGTTTAGGAAAAGTTGCAAATTTAGAGGCAGAAGTTGCTGCTTTTGATTTGGAAAAAGCAAGCGTTGGAATTGCACATACCCGCTGGGCAACTCATGGTGAACCTAGTGTTGAAAACGCGCACCCGCATAAATCAGGAAATATCGCTATTGTTCACAATGGCATCATTGAAAATTACCTAGAATTAAGAAAAGAGTTAGAAAAAGAAGGCTATAATTTCGAATCAACTACAGATACCGAAGTTGCTGTTCACTTTATTCATCATGCATTAAAGACAAGCAAATCACCAGTAGAAGCTTTGCTCAAGGCTAGTAGAACCTTTCATGGTGCGTATGCCATTGCGATGATCGATAGCCAAATAGCGGATAAAATGTATGTGATTCGCTCAGGTTCGCCATTGGTGATTGGCGTAGGTGAGAATGAAAATTATATTTCCTCAGATAGTTTATCATTAGGGCACTTAACCGAAGAATTTATTTACCTAGAAGAAGGTGATGTTGCTGAAATTACATTAAATACTATCACAGTTTATAATAATGAAGGTGATTTAGTTAAAAGAGAAATTCAGCATGAAAACTTACAGGTAGATCATGCAGATAAAGGTGATTTTGATCACTATATGCTTAAAGAAATTTATGAACAGCCGCATGTCGTACAAACAACAATAGAGCGTTTAATGCCACAAGGCTCTACCCTAGCTCAGGCTGTCAGTCGTCAACATGCCGCGATTTTTTCTAAAACCAAACGCGTACAAATTGTCGCTTGTGGCTCGAGTTATCATGTTGGCTTAGTGGCTGCTGAATGGTTCGAACAAATCGCTGGCATTGCCACTAAGGTGGATATTGCTAGTGAATATCGCTATCGCCGTCAAATGGTTGATAATGATACGTTATTTTTAACGATTTCCCAATCCGGTGAAACGGCAGATACGCTGGCCGCACTTCGTAAGGCACAAACCCTCGGTTATGTTGCAACGATGGCCGTGTGTAATGTTGCCCATAGCTCGCTCGTTCGTGAGTCTGATGTTTCGTTTTTAACGGCAGCCGGTGCTGAAGTCAGCGTTGCTTCGACCAAAGCCTTTACAACCCAAATGGTGACTTTATTACAGCTTGTTTTAGCGTTAGCGATGCATCGCGGTGCGCCCGAGCTTAAAGGCGTGGATACTGAGCTATTATTTGCCGACTTAAGCGAACATATTGAGTTGGCTTTAAAAACAGCAGAGCAAATTAAAAACATTGCTGGTGATTTTAAGGATAAAAACCATGCACTATTTTTAGGTCGTGGTGAGTTATTCCCGATTGCAATGGAAGGGGCGTTAAAACTTAAGGAAATTTCTTATATTCACGCTGAAGCTTATCCAGCAGGTGAGTTAAAGCACGGGCCGCTAGCTTTGGTTGATGAGAATATGCCAGTGATTACCATGATTAATCACGATGAGCTTCTCATGGAAAAGTTAATTTCTAACCTTAATGAAGTGATTACCCGTGGCGGTAAGCTTTATGCAATTATTGACGAAGCTTTAGCACCTAAATTTAATCTTCCTGCGAAAAAAATCATTGTCCCGGCCATTAAACATGAGCATCTTGCGCCACTAACTTATAATATTCCGCTGCAATTACTATCTTATTATGTCGCCCTTGAGAAAGGTGAGAATATTGATCAGCCGAGGAATTTGGCTAAGAGTGTGACAGTGGAATAA